In Apium graveolens cultivar Ventura chromosome 10, ASM990537v1, whole genome shotgun sequence, the following are encoded in one genomic region:
- the LOC141688963 gene encoding late embryogenesis abundant protein D-34-like isoform X3 translates to MSREQSTRGEEQEQPIKYGDVFEVSDELGSLPIKPKDAAAMQAAESLALGGTAKGGPAAVMQSAADINEQHGVVGHDDVSSVAKNEGVTVSIGQRDGRRIITESVGGEVVGQYVQPENCKKAAGGEAITIGEALESAAMSAGFKTVDQSDAAAIQAAESRASGGAIKPGGVAAAAQSAADLNARTMNLEDKARLGDVLSLARMRRRR, encoded by the exons ATGAGTCGGGAGCAGTCCACTAGAGGTGAAGAACAAGAACAGCCGATTAAATACGGTGACGTTTTCGAAGTATCAGATGAACTAGGTTCCTTGCCTATCAAACCAAAGGATGCAGCTGCCATGCAAGCTGCCGAGAGTTTAGCGCTTGGAGGAACGGCCAAGGGCGGTCCTGCCGCGGTTATGCAATCCGCTGCTGATATCAATGAGCAGCACGGCGTCGTTGGTCACGACGATGTGAGCAGCGTAGCTAAAAATGAAGGTGTAACGGTATCAATTGGTCAAAGAGACGGTCGCCGCATCATCACCGAGTCAGTTGGCGGAGag GTAGTGGGACAATATGTACAACCAGAAAATTGTAAAAAGGCAGCAGGTGGTGAGGCAATAACTATAGGGGAGGCGCTGGAGTCGGCTGCTATGTCAGCAGGGTTCAAAACGGTGGATCAAAGTGATGCAGCCGCTATACAGGCGGCGGAAAGTAGAGCAAGCGGTGGTGCTATCAAACCTGGCGGAGTAGCGGCGGCAGCTCAATCAGCTGCTGATCTTAATGCCCGCACCATGAATCTTGAGGACAAGGCTAGACTCGGCGATGTTCTCTCG TTGGCCAGGATGCGACGGCGAAGATAA
- the LOC141688963 gene encoding late embryogenesis abundant protein D-34-like isoform X2 produces the protein MSREQSTRGEEQEQPIKYGDVFEVSDELGSLPIKPKDAAAMQAAESLALGGTAKGGPAAVMQSAADINEQHGVVGHDDVSSVAKNEGVTVSIGQRDGRRIITESVGGEVVGQYVQPENCKKAAGGEAITIGEALESAAMSAGFKTVDQSDAAAIQAAESRASGGAIKPGGVAAAAQSAADLNARTMNLEDKARLGDVLSFSWPGCDGEDKT, from the exons ATGAGTCGGGAGCAGTCCACTAGAGGTGAAGAACAAGAACAGCCGATTAAATACGGTGACGTTTTCGAAGTATCAGATGAACTAGGTTCCTTGCCTATCAAACCAAAGGATGCAGCTGCCATGCAAGCTGCCGAGAGTTTAGCGCTTGGAGGAACGGCCAAGGGCGGTCCTGCCGCGGTTATGCAATCCGCTGCTGATATCAATGAGCAGCACGGCGTCGTTGGTCACGACGATGTGAGCAGCGTAGCTAAAAATGAAGGTGTAACGGTATCAATTGGTCAAAGAGACGGTCGCCGCATCATCACCGAGTCAGTTGGCGGAGag GTAGTGGGACAATATGTACAACCAGAAAATTGTAAAAAGGCAGCAGGTGGTGAGGCAATAACTATAGGGGAGGCGCTGGAGTCGGCTGCTATGTCAGCAGGGTTCAAAACGGTGGATCAAAGTGATGCAGCCGCTATACAGGCGGCGGAAAGTAGAGCAAGCGGTGGTGCTATCAAACCTGGCGGAGTAGCGGCGGCAGCTCAATCAGCTGCTGATCTTAATGCCCGCACCATGAATCTTGAGGACAAGGCTAGACTCGGCGATGTTCTCTCG TTTAGTTGGCCAGGATGCGACGGCGAAGATAAAACATGA
- the LOC141688963 gene encoding late embryogenesis abundant protein D-34-like isoform X1, whose amino-acid sequence MSREQSTRGEEQEQPIKYGDVFEVSDELGSLPIKPKDAAAMQAAESLALGGTAKGGPAAVMQSAADINEQHGVVGHDDVSSVAKNEGVTVSIGQRDGRRIITESVGGEVVGQYVQPENCKKAAGGEAITIGEALESAAMSAGFKTVDQSDAAAIQAAESRASGGAIKPGGVAAAAQSAADLNARTMNLEDKARLGDVLSDATAKIKHDKIVTKEDAEGIAGAELRNNPAMATHPGGVSDSMAAAAKLNRDT is encoded by the exons ATGAGTCGGGAGCAGTCCACTAGAGGTGAAGAACAAGAACAGCCGATTAAATACGGTGACGTTTTCGAAGTATCAGATGAACTAGGTTCCTTGCCTATCAAACCAAAGGATGCAGCTGCCATGCAAGCTGCCGAGAGTTTAGCGCTTGGAGGAACGGCCAAGGGCGGTCCTGCCGCGGTTATGCAATCCGCTGCTGATATCAATGAGCAGCACGGCGTCGTTGGTCACGACGATGTGAGCAGCGTAGCTAAAAATGAAGGTGTAACGGTATCAATTGGTCAAAGAGACGGTCGCCGCATCATCACCGAGTCAGTTGGCGGAGag GTAGTGGGACAATATGTACAACCAGAAAATTGTAAAAAGGCAGCAGGTGGTGAGGCAATAACTATAGGGGAGGCGCTGGAGTCGGCTGCTATGTCAGCAGGGTTCAAAACGGTGGATCAAAGTGATGCAGCCGCTATACAGGCGGCGGAAAGTAGAGCAAGCGGTGGTGCTATCAAACCTGGCGGAGTAGCGGCGGCAGCTCAATCAGCTGCTGATCTTAATGCCCGCACCATGAATCTTGAGGACAAGGCTAGACTCGGCGATGTTCTCTCG GATGCGACGGCGAAGATAAAACATGATAAGATAGTGACAAAGGAAGATGCGGAGGGGATAGCAGGTGCAGAACTCAGGAACAATCCGGCGATGGCTACGCACCCCGGTGGTGTTTCGGATTCCATGGCAGCCGCGGCAAAGCTTAACCGAGACACCTAG